In Patescibacteria group bacterium, the genomic stretch ATTTCGCGCCGCACGACCAATCGTCTGAATGAGCGCCATCTCCGAGCGCAGGAAGCCCTCCTTGTCTGCATCGAGAATACCAATGAACGTCACCTCCGGCAGGTCGAGGCCTTCGCGCAAGAGGTTCACGCCCACGAGACAGTCGAATTTGCCGCGACGAAACTCTGTGAGAATCTGAATACGATCGATGGTCTTGATTTCGCTATGCAAATATTCGGCCTTGATCCCCTTCTCCTTCAAATATTCCGACAGGTCCTCCGCCATTTTCTTGGTGAGGGTCGTCGCGATAACTCGCCCACCCTTTTTCACTTCTTTTTGGGTTTCGGCAATGAAGTCGAAAACTTGACTGGAATAAGAACCCTTTTTCTCAATGATTGGGCGAATCTCCACTTCTGGATCAAGGAGGCCAGTCGGTCGAATCACCTGCTCCGCGATCTGCCCATCGCCATCAGGACCGCCCTTAACGCTACGCTCGAGCTCATACTTGCCCGGCGTGGCGGTAGTGTAGATGCGCTGGCCGAGGCGTTCTTCGATCTCGTCGAATTTGAGCGGCCGATTGTCGCGTGCGCTTGGTAATCGGAAACCATACTCCACGAGCGACTGCTTACGTGATGCATCGCCAGCAAACATACCGCCCAACTGCGGAATCGTCACGTGTGACTCGTCGATGATGGTGAGGAAATCCGGCTCGCCGAGATTGCCAACCGCGCTTGGAGCACCCTTCTTCACCGCCTTATGCGGAAAATACGAAATGAGCGTATCCGGCGGTGCGCCCGCAGGCATCCCGCTGAAGTGGCGCGAGTAGTTCTCGATGCCGTTGCAGTAGCCGACTTCGCGGATCAGTGCCAAATCATAGTTGGTGCGGCGTTTCAAACGCTCCGCCTCGAGATTCTTTCCCGCCGCTGCGAGCTCTTTGAGCCGCACATCCAGCTCGGCCTTAATCGTCTGCAAAGCCCGCTTCTGCCCTTCGTCCGTCGTAATGAAATGTTTAGCCGGGAACAAAAAGAACGCGTCAACGTCGCCGATGATGCGGCGAGTGGTCGCGTCGATCTTCATGATTTCGCCGACCACTTCCACCGGCACTTCGGCGCCTTTGCCCGCTTTTTCCATTTTCGTCTCGAACCCAATCCGAAACAGCGCGCGCTCGTTCACCGGCATGATCTCGATCGAGTTGCCCAGCGCGCGGAAGGTACCTGGCGTCAAATCAGCGTTGGTGCGCTCATAGTGTATGTCGATGAAACGGCGCATCATGTCGGCACGATTGCCCTTCATGCCGCGCGCGATCTTCATGTTGACCTTCTCGTATTCAACAGGCGAACCCAGACCATAGATACAAGAGACGGTAGCGACGATGATGACATCCTTGCGCGTGAGCAGGGCCTGGGTCGACGCGTGGCGCAAGCGTTCGATCTCTTCGTTGATCATCGCCTCTTTTTCGATATAGGTGTCGGTGACGGGCATGTACGCCTCGGGCTGGTAGTAGTCGTAGTAGGAGACGAAATAATGCACCGCGTTGTCCGGGAAAAACTCTCGATATTCCTGCGCGAGCTGCGCCGCGAGCGTTTTGTTGTGAGCAATGACGAGCGTCGGCTTGCCAATCTGTTCGATGACATTGGCCGCGGTGAATGTCTTGCCCGAACCGGTCACACCAAGCAGGGTCTGATGTTTCATCCCCTTGCGCACGCCCTCGACGAGCATCTTGATCGCCTTCGGCTGATCGCCCGCCGGCGTGTGGCCACCGGTTTTGAGTTTGAAGGGTGAATTTGCGGCCGAATTTTCGTTTTTTGACGCGGCTTTCATTGAAAATGGATTATAACGTATTTTTCGAGGTTCGTAAATAAACCTGGCGCGATCGGCTGAGGTGCCGCGATATTTTTGAGTACCTACGGATTTTTCATACTTTTTCATACAAAATATGAGAAAGTATGAAAAATCCGCACCTACTATTTTTCGCTGCGCCACCCCACCCAGACGAGCACCTCTCTCCGCGACAAGAAAAAACCGCCTCGCCAACCCTCCACACGGGAGAATCGACAAGGCAGTGAGTAGCGGCCGCGCAATAGCGGCGACAGAGGTCACATCATCGGGACCAAATCATGGTGCCCAAGCGCGAGGTCCGTCATCGTCCTCCGGTAAATCGCCCGACCTTCGCCGAGCAACACCATGAACTGTTCGTAGCGGCTTTTCAGCGCCTGCTTCACCGCAACGAACCATTTCATCTTGAGTCCGCGACGGATGGGCCGACGTTTCTCCAGGATCTTCGCAGCCTCGTCGAGCGCAACCACGGCACGCTTCAAGAGGGTGCGAGTAAGATGGCCGTCGTAAACATTGACGATGAAGTCAAGGACGTCGCTCACCGCCCGGCTGGCACGATTGAGGCGCTCGATCTTTGGCCGGATAGGGTGCCGACAATAGTAGTTGCGGGCATTTTTCAGGTTGATGATGGCCTGCCTTAGGGCAGTCAGGCAGGGATGCGGAGGCTGCGGCTTGGGATGCTGTTTGAGGAGCTTCATAAGATTTCAAGCTTGGGAGCCGACTAGCACGAGCGTGGTTTCGGAGGTGGCGCCAGTCTTGGAAAAAGCCTCGAACCATTTGGTGGTGACCCCCATCACTCGGCCGCCTTCGCGCAGCTCCTTTCCCGGAAAGAACACCAGGAGACGATTTGTCTGCCTGTCCGTCTCACCGTCTGCGAGGACCGCCTTCTTGAGCACGGCCAAGCTCGCAATATAGGTGCCGGCTCCGCGCTCGACAATGGCACTCTCCACGATGTAGAGCACTTCTGGCTCAAGCGCCGAAGCCATGATAGGTCGGCCGGCCGCCTGAAGGGCCTCGACCAATCTTGCGCCAAAGTAACCAACGCCGCAGATCGGCGCGAAGATGCACATGAGCGACCACAGAATGTGCAGTGTTCCCTCCCAATTCACACTGAAGCCGATAGGGATAAAGGTGTGGACAGCGAGTAAGGCTGCGCCAAACAGGAAGACATTGAGGACCGCCGTGCTTTTTTTCATACGCAGTGGTAGTAGACCGTTTTTGATGGTTGATTGTGACTGGTTGACCGACATGAGTTTTCAATGACCGCAGTTGACACTAAAGTACCCGTTTTCAAGGGAGTTGTCAAACTTCGAAACGTATTTAAAAAAGGGCCCCGGAGCGCGACGCGTCGCGCTCCGGGGCTTGTGCAATCAACCAACATCAACCCAAATGGGCATTAGCTGCCAGTGTGGCTGCTCGTGTGAACCATGGCGACATCGCCGCGATCGGTTTTGACTTCCCCGAACTCAAGCTGTCCGCGCCCAGGAACCACCCCTGGCTGCGAACCGAGCTCAAGCTCCGGATGATGTGCCGGCGGCTGAGGTGCCGCTTCTGCAACAGTCACGGTATTCATAGCTGCCAGGCATTATAGCCCTACTTTTGGCAGATTGGCAAGCGCGAGGCGTTGTTGCTCAAGCCATGAAGGCCGTTCAGACGGAAACTTCACGGGAGGGTGTGTCGGACCCTCCGACGAACCAAACACGTTGGAAACGAATTCGTCGTCACTCCGAGCAAGTCGGAGACGACCGTTGCTGTCAGACCCCCGCGAACCAGACATACTCGTGGGAATACCGAGAGGAGAAGTTTCGTGCATAGAAAACAGCTACACTGAAGGTTGACCAACCCAACAAAGAGCGAGCTCCACAGGCGAGCCGATACCCATTTATTATACCTCACCTCAGACGGCTCGCGGGTTTTGCTATCCCCAACTACTTCGCTAGATACGTGGACAAGAATTCACGCTTCAATTCAAAGAAGGTGCCGTCCTCAATTCCCTTTCGCATGCGATCAACAAGATTCACGATGAAATGGAGGTTGTGGGTCGAGGCAAGGGTGCCGGCGAGCATTTCGTCAGCGCGAAACAGGTGCGCAATGTAGGCGCGGGTGTAGTGTGCGCAAGCATAGCAAGCGCAATCTTCTTCGATTGGGCGCATATCCTCGCGATACTGCGCATTCTCGATATGCACGCGTCCATGCTTCGTATAAATAGTGCCATTGCGTCCAAGGCGAGTCGGCGCAACGCAGTCGAAGGTGTCGCAACCATTCTCCACTGCCTCAAAAATATCTACAGGGTCGCCGATGCCGAGCAGGTGGCGTGGTTTGTTTTCCGGCAAGAGCTCATTCACCCAACGCACCGCCTTGCCCATATCTTCTTTGTCAAATGACCCACCAATACCGAAGCCGTCGAAAGGCATCGCGCCGATGATACGCGCACTTTCCTTGCGCAAGTCCTCGTGACGCCCACCCTGCACGATGCCGAACAGCGCCTGGGGTGTGCCGTTGGCCGTCACTTTTTTATGCGCCTTCAAACAACGCTCCGCCCAGCGATGCGTGCGTGCCATCGCCTCCTGCTGATATTCTTTTGGCGCGTGCGGCGAGGTGCATTCATCGAACGCAAAGATCATGTCCGCACCAATCTGCTCCTGGATCTCGATCGAACGTTCCGGCGTGAAGCGATGCGTACTGCCGTCGATGACGGACTTGAATGTGACGCCCTCTTCGTCGACACGCGCGAGACGCGCCGCCACATCCTCTGTCGCGTCGGTGCCGCTTTCGGCGAGGGAGGGCTTCGCCGAAGAAGACTTCGGCATAAGTGTCGCAGATGTAAGTGTCGCTGTCGCTCCCTTATCTGCTCCCTTAGAAAACTTATTAATCCCCTTCCCAAACGCCACGCCGAGCGAAAACACCTGGAAGCCGCCAGAGTCGGTCATGGTCGGACCGTGCCAATTCATCATTTTGCCCAAGCCGCCAGCCTTCGCGATGATCTTCTCACCCGGCTGCAGATACAAATGATACGTATTCGCCAGGGCCACCTGAGCGCCGAGGTCTTTCACGTGGTCGGGCGTGAGCGACTTCACTGTGGCTTTCGTCCCCACCGCCACAAACGCCGGGGTATGCACCACACCATGCGGAGTCGTCAAAAGTCCGACACGGCCGAGGGTCGGGGTGTCGTCAGGCTTCGTGAGGCGCTTCTCCACCACAAATGAAAGTGGATTTTGTGGGGTAAGATGCGACTTCGCACTGTTGATATCGGCCATATCATTCTTCATGTCTCACGAGCATACCAGATTTGACCAAATTGTGCATTTCTTGTGCATTTTGGAAAATAACGTATAGTAATAGCCATGAAACCGGCACCAAAAAAGGTCATACTCCTCGCAGCGGCATGGCCAATGCGCATCAACAAATATCTCGCCCACAAGGGATATTCGACGCGCCGCGGCGCCGACGAGCTGGTCACCGCTCAAAAAGTACTCCTCAATGGTCGTGTAGCCGTCCTCGGAGACAAGGTGAAGGAAACAGATGTCGTGGAGGTCTTGCAAGCCCAGAACAAAGCTGAGGGTAATTCGACCGGTAAAAAAGCTCCCGGAACCGGCTCGGGAAACGTTCATGGCACCACCGCAGCGGATCGCGTGTACTTCATCTTCCACAAGCCGGTCGGCATGAGCGCGAGCGACAACGAGATCGAGGCTGTCATTGACCAACTCAAAAGCCAAAAAAAGTATGCGTACCTCGTCGGCAAGAAACTCTTCCCCATCGGCCGACTCGACAAAGAGTCGAGTGGCATCATGATCCTCACTAACGACGGTCGCATCACCGATCGCCTGCTCAATCCCGTATACGCGCATCCGAAAACTTTTTTCTGCACCCTCAACAAGGTGCATTCCGCGAGCTTCATTCGCATTTTGTCTGATCGACTCCTCAACTTGCAGGCCGGTCCGGAGAACGCTGCTGAAACCGTAGACCAACTCCATTTCAAAGTCACCCTCAACAACACCGGCAACGCCCACCTCGAACACATCTGTGCTGAACTTGGCTTCACCATTGTGGAGAGCCAGCGCATTGCCATCCTCAACATCGGCCTAGGCAACCTCAAGCCAGGTGCTGTCCGCGAGGTGACAGAGAAAGAACGCGAAGCATTTCTCCGTTCGCTCGGTCTCTAGTTGGAATCTTGGCCAGTTGGGTTGTGGTGCAGAATGTAGTAAAATAGGCGAATGATACACAAATGGTTCAAGCGCAACACGAAGCCTCACACCAATGACGGCTTTCTTTCGATTGGTGACATCCAAAAAGATGAGCGGTACGAATTGAAAGATATTCATGACGAATTCAAGCGTGGCTTCGACCTCATCAAAAAATATCCGAAGACGGTGAGCTTCTTTGGTTCAGCCCGCTTCACTTCGGAACATGAACATTACAAGCAAGCTCAAGAATTGGCAGGCAAGATCGTGAAGGAGCTCGGCTATGCTGTGGTGACTGGCGGCGGGCCGGGCATTATGGAAGCCGGCGCGCGCGGAGCGAAAGACGCCGGCGGCGTCTCGATCGGCATGACCATTCGCCTCCCCCACGAACAGCGCGACAATCCGTACATCACTGAAAGCGCCGATTTCAAATACTTTTTCAGCCGCAAGACGCTCCTCACTTTTGAAGCCGAAGCTTTCATCTTCTTCCCTGGCGGCTTCGGCACCTTGGACGAATTTTTCGATGTGCTGACTCTCGTGCAGACTGGCAAGATCCCGAAAGTGCCAATCATTCTCGTCGGCCGTGACTATTGGGAGCCGCTCGACGCCTTCATCAAAGCGCAGATGCTTGTCGCTCACAAAGCGATCAACCCAGACGACATGAAGCTGTACCATATCACCGAAGACAGTAAAGAAATCGTCGAGATCATCCGCAAGACCCCCGTTACCAATTGGTGGAAGCACTTTCAGGAGTAGTACGATATGGGCCGCAGCAAGAGTGGCAAAAGCAATCAAAAGAAAACGCGGCCGCCTGAAAAGGGGCCGCGTTTTTCGCTGTGTGAGAGAAATACATCCGAGGAACGATCGGCGTGGACACGATTTTCATGCCACCTTCGGGAGGTGACGGAAATAATCGAGCCCATCAGAACGTGCCAAGCTGGCAACGTGTTCGAGCTGGTCGCGCGTAGGGGCTGGAGTGAGCTTTTCCACAAAAGCCACGGTCGCCGCCGGATCGCTCTCGAACGGCAGACGCTGAAAGGATCGAAGGTGGATGAGTGAAGCCTTCAATCGCTCCATCTGCACACCCTGATACCCGACGATCCGAGCGACTTCCAGGACCTTTTCTAGATCAGTCTGCTGCACCACCGCAAAGCGTTTCGGGTCCCAGTTGCGGATCGCTTTGATCATCGGGACGGTCTCGCCCAGAAACTGGTGATGCCAACGGTGCAGGAAGGTGGTAATGTTGTCATCCGCACGGCACAATTCCTTCCGGCGCTGCCCCAAAACTTGTGCGAGGCAGATGCCGAATGGCTGGCACAAAAGAATTGAACGCGCAATGACGTGAGTGCCCTTCAATTCTTCCAGGCGACGCAGGACGGCAAACTGAAGATCGTTCCGCGGAAACCCATCGAGCAGGAAGGTTCTGACACCGGCCTGAAGCCGCTGCAGGATCCATTCCAACACGACGACAGTGGCGAGCTCGTCTTCGACCATCTCGGCGCATTTCATCTTTTCTTCCGCCGCCGCGCACGCATCGCCGACTGGGCCAGATTCTTTGGCGCGGCGGCGGATGGCGGCACTGCAGCTCAGGTGATGAAATGACACTGAGCCATACTCCTGCAACAGTTTGCCGACAAAGTCCTTGCCCGCACCCATGCCGGCCAGGAGAAGAAAGAGGTGGAAATTGCTGTAGCGGGAAATTTGCAGTATCAATCCTTCGATGTGCTGTGTCACGACGCCTCCTTAGGTAAGGGGTTTTTGTGGTAGCTCCGAGTGTTTCTTTCACAATGTGAAGAACAGAGCCAGAGGGCTTTATATCAGAAAAACAGCCGAGCGTCAACGAAACCTAGACCAACACGAAGTAGAGGAAGAGTCCGAACATGAGCACGGCCAAACTACAATTCACCAACGCGCCCGTCGCTGAGCCGATGAGTCCGGCAGTAGCGGCTTTGAGGGCTGCTGCGTTACTTTTGCGTGCCACTACTTCTCCCGCAAAGATGCCGACGAACAAACCAACGATGCCCCCGAGTGGCGGAAAGGCGATGAGACCAACAATGAGTCCGAGGAATCCGAAAAGAATCGAGCGTCGATCTGCCCCACCATATCGTGCGCCAAGTATGCCGGCGAAGTAATCGATGAAGAAAGATACGATGAGAATACCGCCAAGTACCGCAAGATTCTCCCAGGTGATGTGTACGAAGCGATCGGAAATCGCAAAAAGCAATGCAATAAGAAACATGTACGAGATCGCCGGCAGAAACGGCACGAGCACTGCCGGAATACCCAGCGCCATGAATATCGCTGCAACCGCGAGAAGAATTGGGTGTTCAATCATTTCTTCATTTTACCATAGCCGCTGCCGTATCCATATTCGTATTCATCCTCCTCGTCGATCTGGTCGTGCAATACGGCAACATCCTTCGCCAATGAGGCCGTCTCTGCATCTTCATCATCATACGGGTCAGAAGATGGCCCGGGAACAACAATAGACACTTCGTCGAGCACGTCATACAGAATATTTGAGGGACAGGCTACGGGGATCCGATGAGACAAACACACGGGCTGGCTTCCCTGCACAAACACATCCAACGCGCCCACGACGACACCAAGTATCTTGCAAGAATCGACGTCGATCAGCGGCGCGCCGCCATCGGCAAGCCAAGGTGCGCCGTCTATCTCGAGCAGTTCTGGCACGCCATTTTTGTCTTTCTGGACCGCACCGATCGAGCAAAGGTGTGTAAAGACTTTCGGCTGCCCTGCAGCGACTCGCTTCATATCAGCCTCATCCACCCCATTCCGACACCTTGTTGCTGGGAAGCTGAGCGTAAACGCCTCCACCCCAGCGGTGAGACAGTCCTCGTTGGTTTCGAGATCATCCATCGAAAAGCCGACTTCCTGGCGTTGCTCGAATCCAAATACAGCCAGCCCTCGTACGGTATCGGTGTCGATGAGCATGAGGTCGGCGGTCTGGTATACATCGACCCCGGCCTCGGTCTTTTGATACACTCCCGCAAAATACTGCCCGGCCGCCTTCTCCATCGCCTTGAAAACACTGAGTGACGTCACGGCAAACTGTCCGTCTACCGCAAAACCAGTACCTTCGAAATGCACGGTTGATTGCTCAACCCCCATTTGTCTGGCACCGAGAAAGAGGAGGTTGCGACGAACTGAATCGATAATATGTTGTGTTGGCATGCGAATATGCTTATGAGTAATACCCATAAGTAAAGCAAACCAGTGATAGAGAAACTGCTAAAAAGTGTTCAAGAAAAGACTAATTTCCGATAAAGAAATCGTGAAAAAGTTCTAAAGAAAAAATGAAGGAGAGGTAAAAACAAAATCAAGAATCGGGCGGACCATTTTTACAGAGACAAGTTTCGCAAGACAGTCGCATCCACAATGTTCGGCTGTGCTTCGCGAATCGCACCATAGAAGCGCACCTTGTCGCCCTTGATGAATCGAGCGATCGAAAACACCTGTCTTTTGTTGTTCAAAATACTCACTCCATCAGCGAGCGGCAGCGTGTAATCCACCCCGCCTACAGTGACAACCATGTTGAGCGGCAATGTATTGCCATCAATACTTTTGATCACCCCTTCAAAATTACGTGGCTTGAAAATCGACATGTCCTGATAGATACGAATTGTCTGCGCCTCAAGCGTCTTTTTGAGATTGTTGTACACGCCGGTGGCAGAAGTGATCTTCGTGCCGACACCGAGTGTATTCGTGCTCAACACCAAAGTGCCCTTGTTCACCGGCGTCGATGAGGCTACGAGCAGCGTGATCTTGCCGCGGGTCTTTGAGTTGAGAATATACGCCAATGCGGTCGGCGTACTGGTACCGAGCTCGGAGATACTACCGGAAAAACCTTCCTCCAATGTTTGTAGAGACCAATTCTTCACCTTCTTCGCCACCACATCGAGAGAGTTCGAGCCTTCAAACAAGTCACCGGTGACTGAAATAAAGTCGCCGACAGAAATTTCCTTCACGGTAATAGCCTGACCGAAGCGTTTTTCGAAAGCGGTCTTGTCGCTGGTACGGACAGTGACACGGATGAAGGAAACTCCCCAATACACCTTGCAGAAAAGGGTCGTACCCGAAACCTGCTCCACACGAGCACCCTGGATAGAGACGCTGCCATTATCATTCACATGCACCTCGAGGGTGGAGCCGAAGGGCCGCGGATCGTAGTTGGGTGCGAGCACTTGAGCCTGCGCCATTTGAGCAAAACCGCCCAAAATACCGGTCGAAAGGCCAAAGATGACCAAGGCATTGATCGCTTTTTTCATCCCAGAACACTACCACAAAACAGCATATTTGGCCATCTTTGGCCAAATTAAGCCATCCTAAGGTATTTGGCCCGCTGGGAGGCCGAAAATCGCTCAATGGCATATCGGAGCATCGTCCTCGGCATGGACACAGCATGCGTATCCAGAAAGCTCCTGAGGGTTTTTAGACCTATTGGGGAGCGTTTCCCTATCTCGCGAAGCATCCAACCGCAGGCTTTGTGGATAAGGTCGTGCTCGTCGGAAATGAGGATCTCGCAGATACGAATAGTGTCAGTGAATTCACCTTGTTGGATGAAAAAATAGGTTGAAATGATAGCGATGCGCCGCTCCCACAGATTAGCCGAACGTGCGAGGCGGTCGAGGATGGCAGTGTTCCCTTTTTGGTAGAGGTATGCCCCGAGGATGTCGCGAGCGGAGTTGTCGACGAGGTCCCAATTGTTAAAACAGCGAGCATGCTCTAGATACCACTTGGCGAGGCGTTCTTGTTCGGCGAGGGAGTCTTGTGGGGTCGGCGATTTCTTTGCTAAGGCATATTTCAATTGCAAGATTTCCGTGCAGGTGAAGCGATGCTCGTGAATTGGACTTTTGGCGAGTGTGGCAAGGTCGGAGAAAGACAAGTGGGCATACGCGCGGGCGATCGTGCGCTGTTGTGGCACCGTCAGACCAAGGAAACGATCGCCCGCGCCATATTCACCCGTGCCCGTCTTGAAATACTTGGCGAGCGTGGCAGATTTCTTGGCGTTGGCGTTTGCTTTCAGCTCGCGCACGAGGTCTTTGAGATTTTTCTTCATGATGGTCAGTGTCAGACAGTATAACAGAGAACGCTTAGGCAAGAAAAACCGACCCAGGCGATGAAGCGAGGGCCGGCGAAGTGATCGGGCGAAGTGATCGGCGAAACGGCCTACCACTTCCGTCTGTCGCGACGATAACGCGGCGGCACACCCGGTTGGCTATGACGCATGCTGTCGGATGGCGGCGTTTGGGACCGAGCGCGAGTCGAGGGTAGCAGGATGGCAAAATCCGAAGGCTTGAGCGGGACTTCACCCAGGTCGAAGGGGGACGGCAGCTGGATGGCCATACTATCGAGCGCCGCCCTCAGTGCTTCTTCAGGCTTTTGCCCATCCTCGAGGGACAGCGCAAAATGTGGCGGATCATCGCTGTTGATGTCTTTGACATACAGATCAAAGCCAAGAGACAAGCGGATGCGGTTGGCAAGCAATTCGTCCACCAGCCAATTGGGACAAGCCCACACATTGCGGCGACAGGGCTGACCGACAATGTCGCAACAAGTGAAATCGAGACATTCTTGCGTGGTCACCGCCTGTGCGAGCTGTTCGGCGATGAAGGCATTGGTCCTTGCGTCGCCTTTTGGATCAACGTAGCAGACGAGGCTGCTATGGATGGGACGAGTGAGACTTAGCATAAGTAACTCCAGGGATGTGATGTCGGTGTTCCGACTGGTTTTCAAACAACGCGAATGGAATAATTAAACCGCGACACGGTCACTTTGTCAAGAAAATATCCGGACGATGTGAACAAGTGGGTGGGTCCGCCGACTTTTTTGAGTAGGTGCGGATTTTTCATACAAATTCATACAAAGTATGAAGAAGTATGAAAAATCCGCACCTACTGTTTTCCGCCGCACCACCCCTGCTCCACCTGCTCTAGACGAGAAAAAGGTCCTGATTGTATTCCCCAACACCGAGATATCTCGCTTCGCCACGCAAGATAGCTTCGTATGGCGCGCAGGCGAAGCATGGGGAGCCGCCCGCGATCACCCGTGGACATGCAAATTCACCTTTCTCGCGGGCGGCCTTCACTGCCCGAGCCACGGCGAGCACTTTTTCTCGCGCGACGTCCAACGAGGGCAGTTCCACCGACTTCGGCTCATCCTCCCGATCGAGATACCAATAGCTCGCACCCGACACTTTTCGCTTCTGCAATTCATTCAACAGCAGCAAATAAATCGGGAGCTGCAGCGACTCGCCATCCTCATCCCGCTTCCCCGTCTTGAAATCCAACACTCGCACGCTGTCGTCTGTCGGTACAAATTCGAGCCAATCAATCTTTCCGCACAAAATAATATTTTCCTCCTCAGACAAAAAGAAATTCGGCAACATGTCATCCTTCCCACCTTTCAGCTTCAACGCCTTCTTCACCAATGGCCCCGGATGCGCGATCACCCGCTCAATCATCACCTTGCCCCGCGCCTTCCATTCGGCTTCCTCATCGGCACTTTTGAAACCGCCTTTCTCGCCCGACACCTTCGCCCACTGCTTTTCGTATTCCGCCAATAAATCGCGTCCAGAAAATCGCTCTTCGGCCTTGAAATCCGCCAACCCCTCCACCACACCGTGCACCGCAGTTCCGAGAGACAAAGCCGGCCCAACGACACTCATCTTGCGGCGGGTCTTCGGATCCTTGTACATATTGTGCAGATAGTACGCGCGCGGACATTTCAAAAAATCCCCCATCGAGGAATGCGACACCCAAACTGCGCTGTATTTGTCTTTCGCCATTATCCGACTATTTTACCATATCGGACAACGCAGACTGCACGCCAAACAAAAAAGCCGGCCATCGGGCCGACTTTTTTGTTGATTTGTTTGCTGCTCCGAAACGGAAAATTATGAGAGATGCTTCGAAACCAAGCTAGTCATTTCAAACATGTTGACCACGCCCTTGCCGCCAAACACCACCTTGAGAGAAACATCAGCATTGATATTTCGCTTGTTCTTTGGATCCTGGAGATTGTTCTTCTTGATATATGCCCAGAGAGCCTTCACGACCTCAGATCGAGGCATCGGTCCCTTTCCTACGACAGTAGCCAGCTCTGAGCTGATGGTCATTGGCTTCATGAATGCTGAATTGGCTTTCTTCGCTGCTGGTTTTGCTGCTTTTGGCATATTGATTATATTAATTGCTTAATGGACACCATTATATCATATCCTCTAGTGGGCCGCCACCCTAGCCAATCGGTTGGCTACTTCCCTCGAACGAGCTGCAAAGATGCCGCTCCCTTTCGACAATCCGAACGGCTTCAACACCTCATCAGTATGCGCCTCCTGGAAACGGATCAGTGCACGCTGAGTCCTGGCGCCGAAATATTCCGACTCATTCCCCGACGAACCTGGGCCCTCGGTCGCCAAAAGAAAGCCTTGGCGATTCAACAAACGCTGCAGTTCGAGCACGTCAGGACCAGTCGCCCCCAGGCGAAGGGTACGACTGAAGCCGGAAAATACTGCTTGTGAGGTCAGCAAAGGTGTCTCCCGAACGGATTTTGAAACAGCGGCCGTGGCAAGAGGTGTCTGATCATGATATACCACCCTGCCGTCCGGATACACCGTCTGTGCCCGCGGTGCGACAT encodes the following:
- a CDS encoding DNA alkylation repair protein — its product is MKKNLKDLVRELKANANAKKSATLAKYFKTGTGEYGAGDRFLGLTVPQQRTIARAYAHLSFSDLATLAKSPIHEHRFTCTEILQLKYALAKKSPTPQDSLAEQERLAKWYLEHARCFNNWDLVDNSARDILGAYLYQKGNTAILDRLARSANLWERRIAIISTYFFIQQGEFTDTIRICEILISDEHDLIHKACGWMLREIGKRSPIGLKTLRSFLDTHAVSMPRTMLRYAIERFSASQRAKYLRMA
- a CDS encoding PD-(D/E)XK nuclease family protein codes for the protein MAKDKYSAVWVSHSSMGDFLKCPRAYYLHNMYKDPKTRRKMSVVGPALSLGTAVHGVVEGLADFKAEERFSGRDLLAEYEKQWAKVSGEKGGFKSADEEAEWKARGKVMIERVIAHPGPLVKKALKLKGGKDDMLPNFFLSEEENIILCGKIDWLEFVPTDDSVRVLDFKTGKRDEDGESLQLPIYLLLLNELQKRKVSGASYWYLDREDEPKSVELPSLDVAREKVLAVARAVKAAREKGEFACPRVIAGGSPCFACAPYEAILRGEARYLGVGEYNQDLFLV
- a CDS encoding SWIB/MDM2 domain-containing protein, coding for MPKAAKPAAKKANSAFMKPMTISSELATVVGKGPMPRSEVVKALWAYIKKNNLQDPKNKRNINADVSLKVVFGGKGVVNMFEMTSLVSKHLS